From one Methylomonas paludis genomic stretch:
- a CDS encoding GIY-YIG nuclease family protein → MNQGRSIRLFLVDGTPHGLLTAEIMNWTGHVLTGPRSKLAELIQRPECGRTGVYFLVGPDPDNSLRSLVYIGESDDVARRLKEHNRPEEQGGKDFWEKACLVTSKDQNLTKSHVKHLESRLIGITKQLGYCKVINGTGHDYGGLPESDLADMAFFLEQIRTVLPVVGFDFLREQNKPSSSATTVSKQPVNLSPRFVTQVPKHNEQAIAQEVDGVFFVLKGSKARDAWKGLEEGGYRPLFNQLLADAVLQPDGNGLMVFTDDQAFSSPSAAAAVISGRSANGRKVWIVENTAQSYAEWQNQQLSQLGDEQPVNNTNAIVTNLEVTDD, encoded by the coding sequence ATGAACCAAGGCCGCAGCATCCGCTTGTTTCTAGTGGACGGTACGCCGCATGGCTTGCTGACCGCCGAAATCATGAACTGGACTGGGCATGTTTTGACTGGCCCGCGCAGCAAACTGGCCGAATTGATACAGCGCCCGGAATGCGGACGCACCGGCGTTTATTTTCTGGTTGGCCCCGATCCTGACAATAGCCTTCGCTCCTTAGTCTATATCGGCGAGTCCGACGATGTGGCCAGACGGCTAAAGGAACACAACCGGCCTGAAGAACAGGGCGGCAAGGATTTTTGGGAAAAAGCTTGTTTGGTGACCAGTAAAGATCAAAATCTCACCAAATCTCACGTTAAACATCTGGAAAGCCGTTTGATTGGCATTACCAAACAGCTTGGCTATTGCAAGGTGATCAATGGTACTGGACATGACTACGGTGGTTTGCCGGAATCCGATCTTGCCGATATGGCGTTTTTTCTGGAACAGATACGCACCGTGTTGCCGGTAGTGGGCTTTGATTTTCTGCGCGAACAGAATAAACCTTCTAGTTCGGCAACTACCGTCAGCAAACAACCCGTCAATCTGTCACCGCGATTTGTTACTCAAGTACCCAAGCATAACGAGCAAGCCATAGCCCAGGAAGTTGATGGCGTTTTCTTTGTGCTTAAAGGCTCTAAAGCCAGAGATGCTTGGAAGGGTCTGGAAGAAGGCGGCTACCGACCATTATTCAATCAACTTTTGGCGGATGCTGTGTTGCAGCCTGATGGCAATGGCCTGATGGTGTTTACCGACGATCAGGCATTTTCCAGCCCTAGCGCCGCTGCTGCGGTAATTTCGGGGCGAAGCGCTAATGGTCGAAAGGTGTGGATAGTGGAAAACACCGCGCAAAGCTATGCCGAATGGCAGAATCAGCAGTTGAGCCAACTGGGCGATGAGCAACCAGTCAATAATACAAATGCCATTGTCACTAATTTAGAAGTGACAGACGATTAA
- a CDS encoding type I restriction endonuclease subunit R: protein MSQIHHECELERHIVEQLAEAGWLVGKSSGYDQARALFPADVIGWLQESQPQAWAKLSSLNGAGTETAVLDRLVKTLSSKDGGTVHVLRDGFAMAGGGTLAMSQALPEDDRNQTVLTRYAANRLRVVPQLRYSLHKGDEIDLAFFINGIPVATVELKTDFTQSVQAAMQQYRMDRPPKNEKTGRAEPLLTFKRGAVVHFAMSDSDIRMTTKLAGDSTFFLPFNRGNDGAAGNPPGDNGSYPVSYFWRQVLQKDNWLRIFQRFVLLERKEEQDALGKTYFKENLIFPRFHQWEGVTKMVDTVRLEGTGQPYLIQHSAGSGKTNTIAWMAHSLIRVRQADGEPYFHSVIVVTDRAVLDKQLQDAIAQIEHQTGVVCAIDRQTSSKPKSQQLAEAMLSGTPIIVVTLQTFPHAQKLILAEQSLRDRRFAIIIDEAHSSTGGTTADDLRYVLTGQSEEEWEKLSKEEKLSVWQSSRQRPGNASYFAFTATPKHSTLSLFGRPLKPELPPAKDNPPVPFHLYTMQQAIEEGFILDVLKNYTTYDVALRIGSEFAKQSDQRVDEKSAKRALAKWLSLHPTNVAQKVELIVEHFRSNVAHLLGGQAKAMVVTSSRASAVKYQLALEKYCQSKGYQNIQAMVAFSSEISNQEVLDGQYAEKHQFNETNMNPGLKGRDMRKAFATQEYQVMIVANKFQTGFDQPKLVAMYLDKKISGVEAVQTLSRLNRTYPGKDKTFVLDFANKAEEILAAFRTFYRDAQVADVQDPNIVYDIKQRLDGMYLYEAKEVEAFGEAVVSQYVTHQKLYSLTQPATDRFNGKLKALNDAIDQWDEAWRIAKDAGDEKAMEDADIQRSEQTKARDALMIFSESLSKFVRTYEYVAQLVDFADPELEAFACYARLLRKRLKGIAPEQVDLGDLTLTHYKTTKGGTLTGVGIGEEQPELYGITDNGLRDARDREKKYLSELIEKLNDAFGKDIGDKDKVAFAVHVSEKLRDDAIVMAQVQNNSRDQAMKANLPAATVAAIVAAMNTHQSLATKLLSDEVTRDLFLAVVYEMLKKDVSGDLVAAARGL, encoded by the coding sequence ATGAGCCAAATCCATCACGAATGCGAACTGGAACGCCACATAGTCGAACAACTGGCAGAAGCCGGCTGGCTGGTCGGCAAATCCAGTGGCTATGACCAAGCCCGTGCGCTGTTTCCGGCAGATGTGATCGGCTGGCTGCAAGAAAGCCAACCCCAAGCCTGGGCTAAACTCTCCAGCCTGAATGGCGCCGGAACCGAGACCGCGGTACTGGATAGATTGGTGAAAACCCTGTCCAGTAAGGACGGCGGCACGGTGCATGTATTGCGCGATGGTTTTGCCATGGCTGGCGGCGGCACCTTGGCTATGAGTCAGGCTTTGCCGGAGGATGATAGAAACCAGACCGTGTTGACACGTTATGCCGCCAACCGCTTGCGGGTAGTGCCGCAATTGCGCTATTCCCTGCACAAGGGCGACGAGATCGATCTGGCGTTTTTCATCAACGGCATACCGGTCGCCACCGTGGAGCTGAAAACAGATTTCACCCAGTCGGTACAGGCGGCGATGCAGCAATACCGCATGGACAGGCCGCCGAAAAACGAAAAAACCGGCCGCGCCGAACCTTTACTGACTTTTAAGCGGGGCGCGGTGGTGCATTTCGCCATGAGCGATAGCGACATTCGCATGACGACCAAACTGGCGGGCGACTCCACTTTCTTTCTGCCGTTTAATCGCGGTAACGACGGCGCGGCAGGTAATCCGCCCGGCGATAATGGCAGCTATCCGGTTAGCTACTTCTGGCGGCAAGTATTGCAAAAAGATAATTGGCTGCGGATATTCCAGCGTTTTGTGCTGCTGGAGCGCAAGGAAGAGCAGGATGCTCTGGGTAAAACCTATTTCAAGGAAAACCTGATCTTTCCGCGTTTTCATCAATGGGAAGGCGTGACGAAAATGGTGGATACGGTGCGCCTGGAAGGTACGGGCCAGCCTTATCTGATCCAACACAGCGCCGGTTCCGGCAAGACCAACACCATCGCCTGGATGGCGCATTCCTTGATTCGGGTGCGGCAAGCGGATGGCGAACCTTATTTTCATAGCGTGATCGTCGTCACCGACCGCGCCGTGCTGGATAAACAACTACAGGACGCCATCGCCCAGATTGAACATCAAACCGGTGTGGTCTGCGCGATAGACCGGCAAACCTCCAGCAAACCGAAAAGCCAGCAATTGGCAGAGGCCATGCTCAGCGGTACGCCGATTATTGTGGTGACCTTGCAGACTTTTCCGCACGCCCAAAAGCTTATTCTGGCCGAACAGAGTCTACGCGACAGGCGTTTCGCCATCATTATTGACGAGGCGCACAGCTCAACCGGCGGCACCACCGCGGATGACTTGCGCTATGTCCTGACCGGACAGAGCGAAGAAGAATGGGAAAAACTCAGCAAGGAGGAAAAACTGTCGGTGTGGCAGTCTTCCCGGCAACGGCCCGGCAATGCCAGCTATTTTGCCTTTACCGCAACACCTAAGCATTCCACGTTAAGTCTATTCGGAAGACCACTTAAACCGGAGCTGCCGCCTGCCAAAGACAATCCCCCGGTGCCGTTTCATCTGTACACCATGCAGCAGGCCATTGAGGAAGGTTTTATCCTGGATGTGCTGAAAAATTACACCACCTATGACGTGGCCTTGCGTATCGGTTCCGAATTTGCCAAGCAGTCGGATCAACGTGTCGATGAAAAAAGCGCGAAACGGGCGCTGGCCAAGTGGCTGTCACTGCATCCAACCAATGTGGCGCAGAAGGTGGAATTGATCGTGGAGCATTTTCGCAGCAATGTCGCCCACTTACTGGGCGGTCAGGCCAAAGCCATGGTGGTGACGTCTTCCAGAGCATCGGCGGTTAAATACCAATTGGCTCTGGAAAAATATTGTCAGAGTAAAGGCTATCAAAATATTCAGGCCATGGTGGCTTTTTCCAGCGAAATTTCGAACCAGGAAGTGTTGGACGGCCAGTATGCCGAAAAGCACCAGTTTAACGAAACCAATATGAATCCGGGTCTCAAGGGCCGGGACATGCGTAAGGCGTTTGCGACGCAGGAATATCAGGTGATGATCGTCGCCAATAAATTCCAGACCGGATTTGATCAGCCGAAACTGGTCGCCATGTATCTGGATAAGAAAATTTCCGGTGTGGAAGCGGTGCAAACCCTGTCTCGTCTGAACCGGACCTATCCAGGCAAGGATAAGACCTTTGTGCTGGATTTTGCCAATAAAGCTGAAGAAATCCTGGCGGCGTTCAGAACCTTTTACCGCGATGCCCAGGTTGCCGATGTGCAGGACCCGAATATCGTTTACGACATCAAACAGCGTCTGGATGGCATGTATCTTTATGAAGCCAAGGAAGTGGAGGCATTTGGCGAGGCCGTTGTCAGTCAATACGTTACCCACCAGAAGCTGTATTCCTTAACCCAACCGGCCACCGACCGCTTTAACGGAAAACTGAAAGCCCTGAATGACGCCATAGACCAGTGGGACGAAGCCTGGCGCATCGCCAAAGACGCCGGTGATGAAAAAGCCATGGAAGATGCCGATATTCAGCGCTCGGAACAGACCAAGGCCCGCGATGCACTGATGATCTTTAGCGAGAGCCTATCCAAGTTTGTCCGCACCTACGAATATGTGGCGCAACTGGTCGACTTTGCCGATCCGGAGCTGGAAGCGTTTGCCTGTTACGCCCGTCTATTACGCAAACGCTTGAAAGGCATTGCCCCTGAACAAGTTGACTTGGGCGATTTGACGCTGACGCACTATAAAACCACCAAAGGCGGAACACTGACAGGTGTCGGCATAGGAGAGGAACAACCGGAACTCTATGGTATTACCGACAATGGTTTGCGCGATGCTCGCGACCGTGAAAAGAAATATCTGTCGGAACTGATAGAAAAACTCAATGACGCTTTCGGCAAAGACATCGGCGACAAGGACAAAGTAGCCTTTGCGGTACATGTCTCTGAAAAGCTGCGCGACGACGCCATCGTCATGGCCCAGGTACAAAACAATAGCCGCGATCAGGCCATGAAAGCCAATCTGCCCGCAGCCACCGTAGCCGCTATAGTCGCTGCCATGAACACCCACCAAAGCCTAGCAACCAAGCTGTTAAGCGATGAAGTGACGCGCGACCTGTTTCTTGCCGTGGTTTATGAAATGCTGAAGAAGGATGTGAGTGGGGATTTAGTGGCTGCGGCGAGAGGTCTATAG
- a CDS encoding IS5 family transposase translates to MDHYQQLSFADAEYAHKGKVTRREKFLDQLNGLLPWQSMMAVIAPHYALGKGRGRKAFPLESMLRAHVAQIVYNYSDPGMEDALYEIESLRRFCGIRLANIPDESTILQFRHLLEAHGLTEQIFMAINQTLGERGLFLKAGTIVDASLIAAPTSTKNQSKTRDPEMHASKKGNQWFFGSKFHIGVDHETGLVHTLKVTSGHVSDIAEAAALLHGEEQFVHGDAGYQGLDKRPEMPSENPPTCVIAMRPGKLAKLTQDDSDEAQLMRKAARELASRRAKVEHVFRDIKIRFGYAKNRYRGLAKNAARLTFLAAIANVIRGDAYERRRLIASEI, encoded by the coding sequence ATGGATCACTACCAACAGCTGAGTTTTGCCGATGCCGAATACGCCCATAAAGGCAAAGTCACCCGTCGCGAAAAGTTTCTCGATCAACTCAACGGATTATTACCCTGGCAGTCCATGATGGCGGTGATTGCCCCGCATTACGCGCTCGGCAAGGGTCGCGGTCGGAAAGCCTTTCCGCTGGAATCCATGCTGCGTGCGCATGTGGCGCAGATTGTTTACAACTATTCCGATCCAGGCATGGAAGATGCGCTGTATGAGATTGAATCCCTGCGCCGATTTTGCGGTATCCGCCTAGCAAACATTCCCGATGAAAGCACGATTTTGCAGTTTCGGCATTTACTCGAAGCACACGGCTTAACCGAGCAAATCTTCATGGCTATCAATCAAACACTAGGTGAGCGTGGTTTGTTTTTAAAAGCGGGAACCATCGTCGATGCCAGCCTGATTGCCGCCCCGACCTCGACCAAAAATCAAAGCAAAACGCGTGACCCGGAAATGCATGCCAGTAAAAAGGGCAATCAATGGTTTTTCGGCAGCAAATTTCATATCGGTGTTGATCACGAAACCGGCTTGGTGCATACCCTCAAAGTCACCTCTGGACATGTCAGCGATATTGCCGAAGCCGCCGCCTTGCTGCATGGCGAAGAGCAGTTTGTACACGGCGATGCGGGTTATCAAGGGTTGGATAAACGCCCCGAGATGCCAAGCGAAAACCCGCCGACCTGTGTGATTGCGATGCGTCCGGGCAAACTGGCCAAGTTAACGCAAGACGATAGCGATGAGGCCCAACTCATGCGCAAGGCAGCTCGCGAACTGGCCAGCCGCCGAGCCAAGGTCGAACACGTATTTCGGGATATTAAAATCCGCTTTGGCTACGCCAAAAATCGCTATCGCGGTTTAGCCAAAAACGCTGCCCGATTGACCTTCCTGGCAGCGATTGCCAATGTCATACGCGGGGATGCTTACGAACGTCGACGCCTGATTGCGTCTGAAATTTGA
- a CDS encoding type I restriction endonuclease, protein MSITESQVEQSLIAKLTDLKYTHRHDIRDRDALEQNFRQKFEALNRVHLTDAEFARLRDEIVTTDVFTAAKKLRERNTFIREDGTPLQYTLVNIKDWCKNDFEVVNQLRINTDNSHHRYDVILLINGVPVVQIKLKTLQVSPRRAMEQIVEYKNDSGNGYTHTLLCFMQLFIVSNGSDTRYFANNHHQHFSFNADERFLPPLKILEAERKWSEDF, encoded by the coding sequence ATGTCGATAACAGAGAGCCAGGTCGAGCAAAGCTTAATCGCTAAATTAACCGATCTTAAATATACACATCGCCACGACATTCGCGACCGCGATGCGCTTGAGCAAAACTTCCGTCAAAAATTTGAGGCGTTAAACCGCGTTCACCTAACTGACGCGGAATTTGCCCGCTTGCGCGACGAAATTGTCACCACCGACGTGTTCACTGCTGCAAAGAAACTTCGCGAGCGTAATACGTTCATACGTGAGGACGGCACACCGCTGCAATATACATTAGTCAATATTAAAGACTGGTGTAAGAACGACTTCGAAGTTGTCAACCAACTGCGTATTAATACCGATAACAGCCATCATCGCTACGACGTAATTTTGCTGATCAACGGCGTACCTGTAGTGCAGATCAAGCTGAAAACCCTTCAAGTCAGCCCGCGCCGTGCTATGGAGCAAATCGTCGAGTACAAAAACGACTCAGGCAATGGCTACACCCATACGCTGCTGTGCTTTATGCAGTTGTTCATTGTCAGCAATGGAAGCGACACCCGCTATTTTGCCAATAATCACCACCAGCACTTTAGCTTCAACGCCGACGAGCGATTTTTACCGCCGCTGAAAATCTTGGAAGCGGAACGTAAGTGGAGCGAAGATTTTTAG
- a CDS encoding PIN domain-containing protein, with the protein MSLVDANIVLRYLLDDHAELSAKAAAILEQQTVTLPIEAACEVVYVLQKVYAVNREEIRQLLTCCTKHW; encoded by the coding sequence ATGAGCTTGGTTGATGCCAATATCGTCTTGCGTTATTTGCTTGACGATCATGCCGAATTATCGGCGAAAGCAGCGGCAATTCTGGAACAACAAACGGTAACCTTGCCTATCGAAGCGGCTTGCGAAGTGGTATACGTATTGCAAAAAGTCTATGCCGTGAATCGAGAAGAGATTCGGCAACTGCTAACCTGCTGCACGAAGCACTGGTGA
- a CDS encoding type I restriction-modification system subunit M N-terminal domain-containing protein: MIEQELNQLGKTQWDIADQLRGAMNADDFRDYMLSFLFLRYLSDNYESAAKKELGSDYPDVLPDVMRTLGATSLLQIWYEDNKDDVADFETQMRRKVH; encoded by the coding sequence ATGATAGAACAAGAACTTAATCAACTGGGTAAAACGCAGTGGGACATCGCAGACCAACTGCGCGGGGCGATGAATGCCGACGATTTCCGCGACTATATGCTGTCATTTCTATTCTTGCGTTATCTCTCTGATAATTATGAATCTGCGGCGAAAAAAGAACTTGGTTCTGATTATCCTGATGTACTGCCAGATGTGATGCGAACCTTAGGCGCAACATCATTACTCCAAATTTGGTATGAGGACAACAAAGATGATGTGGCTGATTTTGAGACGCAAATGCGCCGCAAAGTGCATTAA
- a CDS encoding PDDEXK nuclease domain-containing protein, whose amino-acid sequence MTASYWEIGRRILEFEQGGEERAGYKQQLLKRLSHDLTSKFGRGFSVDNLELMRLFYSTYPPERISETLSRKLPAADTDRKSETVSRILSLDQLATAFSLSWSHYVHLMRSTRSTEERDFYEAEALRCGWSVRQLNRQINSAFYTRALLSKNKVALLHQAEQTEPGDLMTPEEAIKDPFVLEFLNLKDQYSESDLEDELIQHLADFLLELDDDFAFVGRQRRLRLDDTWFRIDLLFFHRRLKCLVVIDLKLEARRLTGPKSVGDI is encoded by the coding sequence ATGACAGCCAGTTACTGGGAAATTGGCCGTCGCATCCTCGAATTTGAACAAGGCGGTGAAGAACGGGCCGGTTACAAACAACAATTGCTTAAACGACTATCGCATGATTTGACATCTAAATTCGGCCGTGGCTTTAGTGTCGACAATTTGGAGCTGATGCGTTTGTTCTACAGCACTTATCCGCCGGAGCGCATTTCCGAAACGCTGTCTCGGAAATTACCTGCAGCGGATACGGACAGAAAATCCGAGACAGTGTCTCGGATTTTGAGCCTCGATCAACTCGCCACGGCCTTTTCGTTGTCATGGTCGCATTATGTGCATTTAATGCGCAGCACCCGTTCGACCGAGGAGCGGGATTTTTACGAAGCCGAAGCCTTACGTTGCGGATGGAGTGTTCGCCAACTGAACCGTCAGATCAATAGTGCTTTTTATACCCGAGCGCTATTGTCAAAAAACAAAGTTGCCCTGTTGCATCAGGCCGAACAGACTGAACCCGGCGACCTTATGACACCCGAGGAAGCCATCAAGGATCCGTTCGTATTGGAATTCCTTAACCTGAAAGACCAATACTCGGAATCCGATCTCGAAGACGAACTGATCCAGCATTTGGCCGATTTTCTGCTGGAATTGGACGACGACTTTGCCTTTGTCGGTCGTCAGCGCCGCTTGCGGCTTGACGACACCTGGTTTCGCATCGATTTGCTGTTTTTCCATCGCCGTTTGAAATGTCTAGTAGTGATCGATCTCAAATTGGAGGCGCGGCGTTTGACCGGACCGAAAAGTGTGGGTGATATATGA
- a CDS encoding helix-turn-helix domain-containing protein, with protein MNDQVLEIVRGSGNAFTDFGYPNAEVEQLKTLLAAEIIGVLDDQGFSVRKAEDLTGIAAADFSRIRKVKLDRFTIDRLMTILKRLNQDIEVRVTVHPRQASVEAVPLL; from the coding sequence ATGAATGATCAAGTTTTGGAAATTGTCCGTGGTAGTGGTAACGCGTTTACTGATTTTGGTTATCCCAACGCTGAAGTTGAACAATTAAAAACCTTATTAGCTGCCGAGATTATCGGCGTTCTTGATGATCAAGGGTTTAGTGTGCGGAAAGCTGAAGATTTAACTGGTATTGCTGCCGCTGACTTTTCGCGTATCCGCAAAGTGAAGCTAGATCGCTTTACTATTGACCGGCTAATGACAATTCTTAAACGCCTCAATCAAGATATTGAGGTGCGCGTGACTGTCCATCCCCGTCAGGCAAGTGTGGAAGCAGTGCCGCTTTTGTAA
- a CDS encoding TlpA disulfide reductase family protein, producing the protein MPKIAKYALICAAIGLGLALSYTLATTPKSAPALSFKTINGQSLSLNQFKGKPVLITFWASDCQSCLAEIPDLVTLHQQGLTIIAVAMPYDPPNRVLAIATEKQLPYPIALDPNAEINTGFGGIPYTPTSFLINPQGQIIHHHTGKLELPAVQALLRDMG; encoded by the coding sequence ATGCCCAAAATCGCCAAATATGCACTGATCTGCGCCGCCATCGGGCTAGGTCTGGCGCTCAGCTATACGCTGGCAACGACCCCCAAATCCGCACCGGCACTTAGCTTTAAAACCATCAACGGCCAAAGCCTCAGCCTGAACCAATTCAAAGGTAAGCCAGTGCTGATCACCTTCTGGGCCAGCGACTGCCAAAGCTGCCTGGCGGAAATACCCGATCTGGTCACCCTGCACCAGCAAGGCCTGACCATCATCGCCGTCGCCATGCCTTACGACCCACCCAACCGGGTACTGGCCATCGCCACCGAAAAACAGCTACCCTACCCCATCGCCCTGGACCCCAATGCCGAAATCAACACCGGCTTCGGCGGCATCCCCTACACCCCCACCAGCTTCCTGATCAACCCCCAAGGGCAAATCATCCACCACCACACCGGCAAACTGGAATTACCGGCGGTGCAGGCTTTATTGCGGGATATGGGCTGA
- the serA gene encoding phosphoglycerate dehydrogenase encodes MKKILVSDKLAEDGINFLNSRPGLQIHLQTGLSEDALCELIPDFDALLIRSDTQVTARVLKAAPRLQVIGRAGIGVDNVDLAAALEQGVIVMNTPDANAVTTAELALAHLFSLSRNLPQANQSVKTGKWERARLMGSEVAHKTLAVLGFGTIGRIVAQRGSGLGMRVIGFDPFVAPEVFAAHGAEPVDLATLLKQADYLTLHCPLIEKTRHIIGAEQLALMKKSARLINCARGGLVDEAALYQALSSGRLAGAALDVYEQEPPKDSPLLSLDNVVFTPHLGASTNEAQVAVSVEIARQVVKFLQTGEAVNALNLPRLSAEELKLAQPFMHLAHILGKVLAGWIDQPLTRLEVAVFGQAAQVKIRPVSAEALVGLLAGQMSTPVNRVNAENIAKRQGITLVESQSNVSTGYQSLIRITGTSAGNTISLSGTLLGDQHARLVTINQYEIEVVPEGVLLITRHDDRPGVIAAISSILGAAQINITRMQVSVADQQQTAMMVISVSNPLTPELLKAVQAVSAVHTVRQIVL; translated from the coding sequence ATGAAAAAAATACTGGTTTCCGATAAGCTGGCCGAAGACGGCATCAATTTTCTGAATAGCCGGCCGGGTTTGCAGATTCATTTGCAAACCGGATTGAGCGAAGATGCTTTGTGTGAGCTGATCCCGGATTTTGATGCCTTGCTGATCCGCAGCGATACCCAGGTGACCGCCAGGGTGTTAAAGGCCGCCCCGCGCTTACAGGTGATAGGCCGGGCCGGTATTGGGGTAGATAATGTCGATCTGGCGGCGGCGCTGGAACAGGGTGTGATCGTTATGAATACCCCGGATGCCAATGCCGTGACCACGGCAGAACTGGCGCTGGCCCATCTGTTTTCCTTAAGCCGCAATCTGCCGCAGGCCAATCAGTCAGTAAAAACCGGCAAATGGGAACGGGCCAGATTGATGGGCAGCGAAGTGGCGCATAAAACCCTGGCGGTGCTGGGTTTCGGCACCATAGGCCGGATTGTGGCCCAGCGCGGTTCAGGTCTGGGGATGCGGGTGATAGGATTTGATCCGTTTGTGGCGCCGGAGGTATTTGCCGCGCACGGTGCCGAGCCGGTGGATTTAGCAACTTTACTGAAACAAGCCGATTATCTGACCTTGCATTGTCCATTAATCGAAAAAACCCGTCATATCATCGGCGCTGAGCAACTGGCGCTGATGAAAAAATCGGCGCGGCTGATCAATTGCGCGCGCGGCGGTCTGGTAGATGAAGCCGCTTTGTATCAGGCTTTAAGCAGCGGTCGGCTGGCCGGGGCGGCGCTGGATGTTTATGAACAGGAGCCGCCCAAAGACTCGCCATTGCTGAGTCTGGATAACGTAGTGTTTACCCCGCATCTGGGTGCTTCCACTAACGAGGCTCAGGTGGCAGTCAGTGTGGAAATCGCCCGCCAGGTAGTCAAGTTTCTGCAAACCGGCGAAGCCGTCAACGCCCTGAATCTGCCCCGCTTATCGGCAGAAGAATTAAAACTGGCTCAGCCGTTTATGCATCTGGCCCATATACTCGGCAAAGTGCTGGCCGGCTGGATCGACCAGCCCTTAACCCGGCTGGAAGTGGCGGTATTTGGCCAGGCGGCCCAGGTCAAGATACGCCCGGTGTCAGCCGAAGCCCTGGTTGGGCTGTTGGCCGGGCAGATGTCCACCCCAGTGAACCGGGTTAATGCGGAAAACATCGCCAAGCGCCAGGGGATTACCCTGGTCGAGTCGCAATCCAATGTCTCGACCGGCTATCAGTCGCTGATCAGAATCACCGGCACCAGTGCCGGTAACACCATTAGCCTAAGCGGCACGCTGCTGGGTGATCAACATGCCCGGCTGGTAACGATCAATCAATATGAAATTGAAGTAGTCCCGGAAGGCGTGTTGCTGATTACCCGACATGATGACCGGCCCGGCGTCATCGCCGCCATCAGTTCGATACTGGGCGCCGCGCAAATTAACATCACCCGCATGCAGGTCAGTGTTGCCGATCAGCAGCAGACCGCCATGATGGTGATTAGTGTATCCAATCCTTTAACCCCAGAATTGCTGAAAGCCGTGCAGGCGGTTTCGGCGGTACATACCGTGAGGCAAATTGTATTATGA
- a CDS encoding HAD-IB family phosphatase — protein MSFQIVCFDCDSTLSRIEGIDELARRKGIFAEVATLTDRAMNGELALEDVYALRLEMIRPDQAAIAWVADLYIKELVAGVEQTIQALQAAGKQIHIISGGLRQAILPLAAHLGIPAEQVHAVDVEFDQQGDYLDFARHSPLAVSGGKAQVCRKLRRSWPELVLIGDGKTDLEAKLAGAYMIGFGGVAARPLVQAQADVFVAGPSLADVLPLVLG, from the coding sequence ATGAGTTTTCAGATAGTCTGTTTTGATTGCGACAGCACCTTGAGCCGCATTGAAGGCATAGACGAACTGGCCCGGCGTAAGGGCATATTTGCCGAAGTAGCAACTCTGACCGACCGGGCCATGAACGGAGAATTGGCCCTGGAAGACGTTTATGCCCTGCGCCTGGAAATGATCCGTCCCGATCAAGCCGCCATAGCCTGGGTGGCAGACTTGTATATCAAAGAACTGGTCGCCGGCGTCGAGCAAACCATACAGGCCCTGCAGGCCGCCGGCAAACAAATACATATCATCAGCGGCGGCTTGCGTCAGGCCATCTTACCCTTGGCGGCACATTTGGGCATCCCGGCTGAGCAAGTACATGCGGTGGATGTGGAATTTGATCAGCAGGGCGACTATCTGGATTTTGCCCGCCACTCGCCGCTGGCGGTCAGCGGCGGCAAAGCCCAGGTGTGCCGCAAACTGCGCCGGAGCTGGCCGGAGCTGGTACTGATAGGTGACGGCAAGACCGATCTGGAAGCCAAGCTGGCCGGAGCCTATATGATAGGTTTCGGCGGAGTGGCGGCCAGACCGCTGGTGCAGGCCCAGGCCGACGTATTTGTAGCCGGCCCCAGTCTGGCGGATGTTTTGCCGCTGGTGCTGGGCTAA